Proteins from a single region of Salinibacter grassmerensis:
- the mraZ gene encoding division/cell wall cluster transcriptional repressor MraZ, translating to MAFKGQAEYSVDSKGRVAIPAKMRKSLSPAANETFTVTRGFEDCIFLYPMDEWADIEEEIDELNMYDREVRNFVRLIMRWANEVSLDGQGRISIPNSLIDFAGLDDSALILGAFDHIEIWDPGQFDGYLNEQTNDYETLAESVMR from the coding sequence ATGGCGTTCAAAGGACAGGCTGAATATTCCGTCGATAGCAAGGGCCGGGTCGCCATCCCGGCCAAGATGCGGAAGTCCTTGTCGCCCGCCGCGAATGAGACGTTTACCGTTACGCGGGGGTTCGAAGACTGCATTTTCCTCTACCCGATGGACGAATGGGCTGATATTGAGGAGGAGATCGACGAGCTGAACATGTACGACCGAGAGGTTCGAAATTTCGTGCGCCTCATCATGCGATGGGCCAACGAGGTATCCCTCGACGGACAGGGGCGCATCAGCATCCCGAACTCGCTGATCGATTTTGCCGGGCTCGACGATTCGGCCCTCATTCTGGGGGCGTTCGACCACATTGAGATCTGGGACCCGGGGCAGTTCGACGGGTACCTCAACGAGCAGACCAACGACTACGAAACGCTTGCCGAGAGCGTTATGAGGTAG
- a CDS encoding LexA family protein: MSKAPLTQRQNQAYDFIEQYLDRHRKPPTLQEIGDALDIASTNGVYKLLQKLEEKGWIEREKHKARSIQLAEQEQDPLGRGGGPPNLPIVSRTPSDHPERLRERPAGTLSVDYQLLRNARTPDDCLLGRAGDDGMTETGVQKGDLLLVEEMEWDDLDNRTLVAVLLQDQLLAREFEFANRKIHLRPTAPHYAEETFSPTDSDYYVIGRVLGLIRTL; this comes from the coding sequence ATGAGCAAGGCCCCCCTTACCCAACGCCAGAATCAGGCGTACGACTTTATCGAGCAGTACCTCGACCGCCACCGGAAGCCCCCCACCCTTCAGGAGATTGGGGACGCCCTGGACATCGCGTCGACGAATGGCGTCTACAAGCTTCTCCAGAAGCTTGAGGAGAAGGGCTGGATCGAGCGCGAGAAGCACAAGGCCCGGAGCATCCAGCTTGCGGAGCAGGAGCAGGACCCGCTCGGGCGGGGCGGAGGCCCTCCGAACCTTCCCATCGTGAGCCGCACGCCCAGCGACCACCCGGAGCGGCTCCGGGAGCGGCCCGCCGGCACCCTGTCCGTCGATTACCAACTCCTGCGCAATGCCCGAACGCCCGACGACTGTCTTCTTGGGCGGGCCGGCGACGATGGAATGACCGAGACGGGCGTCCAGAAGGGGGACCTCTTGCTAGTTGAAGAGATGGAGTGGGACGACCTGGACAACAGGACCCTGGTGGCCGTTCTCCTCCAAGACCAGTTGCTGGCGCGCGAGTTCGAGTTCGCCAACCGAAAGATTCACCTTCGTCCCACCGCCCCCCACTACGCCGAAGAAACGTTCTCACCGACGGATTCCGACTACTACGTCATCGGCCGCGTGCTGGGCCTCATCCGTACACTGTAG
- the rsmH gene encoding 16S rRNA (cytosine(1402)-N(4))-methyltransferase RsmH codes for MSDDDSQNDSAPAGNPRRYATDFHAPVLSHDVQARLVTDASGCYVDATLGGGGHTRALLDVLGPDGFVLGIDRDPEALGTARDRLADERDGERFQAVHGTFGNLRDVLAAEDLIPIDGLLLDLGVSSHQIDAPERGFSFREEGPLDMRMDPQRGLTAQQIVNDWGERDLRDVLREYGEESRARQIARALCDARPLSTTRALAEVVEGCVPPPDTVKTLTRVFQALRIAVNAELDELETVLEQATEVVRTGGRIAAISYHSLEDRRVKRYLRYGNFEGKPRRDLYGTLVAPWAETPRGPIEADDSEVEANPRARSAHLRVAERRDDDEAGSPVPPLS; via the coding sequence ATGTCAGACGACGATTCTCAGAACGATTCTGCTCCGGCGGGGAACCCTCGCCGGTACGCGACTGACTTTCACGCACCTGTTCTTTCACACGACGTACAGGCCCGACTCGTCACCGACGCGTCCGGTTGCTACGTAGACGCGACCCTCGGTGGGGGAGGGCACACCCGCGCCCTGCTCGACGTGCTCGGCCCCGACGGATTTGTCCTCGGCATCGACCGGGACCCGGAGGCGTTGGGCACGGCCCGTGACCGCCTCGCCGACGAACGCGACGGGGAGCGCTTCCAGGCAGTGCATGGCACCTTTGGAAATCTGCGGGATGTGCTGGCGGCCGAGGACCTCATTCCCATCGATGGGCTGCTGCTGGACCTCGGTGTCTCGTCCCATCAGATCGACGCCCCCGAGCGGGGCTTCAGCTTCCGGGAGGAGGGCCCGCTCGACATGCGGATGGATCCGCAGCGTGGTCTCACCGCGCAGCAAATCGTGAACGACTGGGGCGAGCGTGACCTGCGCGATGTACTCCGCGAGTACGGGGAAGAATCGCGGGCGAGACAAATTGCCCGGGCCCTCTGCGACGCCCGCCCGCTCAGCACGACGCGGGCCCTGGCGGAGGTCGTGGAGGGCTGCGTGCCGCCCCCCGACACGGTCAAGACCCTAACCCGCGTCTTCCAGGCGCTCCGCATCGCGGTGAACGCCGAGCTCGACGAGTTGGAGACTGTGCTGGAGCAGGCCACGGAGGTGGTCCGCACGGGGGGGCGCATCGCGGCAATCAGCTATCACTCGCTGGAGGACCGGCGGGTGAAGCGATATCTCCGCTACGGCAACTTTGAGGGCAAGCCGCGCCGCGACCTGTATGGCACCCTCGTGGCGCCCTGGGCCGAGACGCCCCGCGGTCCCATCGAGGCCGATGATTCGGAGGTGGAGGCCAACCCCCGAGCACGGAGCGCGCACCTCCGGGTGGCCGAGCGACGGGACGACGATGAGGCCGGGTCTCCGGTCCCGCCGCTCTCGTGA
- a CDS encoding CBS domain-containing protein — translation MTIDRIMSRDVVTVAPDAALIDIRKRLQEGGFNHMLVVENEALCGVISDRDVLKAISPFLDTYSEKHRDVKTLSRPASEIMQGDPITVAPGTPIEEASQTLLDNRVSSLPVVEEGDLLGIVTGKDMLEYYVSEEA, via the coding sequence ATGACCATAGACCGCATCATGAGCCGCGACGTCGTCACGGTCGCTCCGGACGCGGCCCTCATCGACATCCGAAAGCGCCTTCAGGAAGGCGGATTCAACCACATGCTCGTCGTCGAGAACGAAGCGCTCTGTGGTGTGATCTCGGACCGGGACGTTCTGAAGGCGATCAGTCCCTTTCTCGACACCTACAGTGAGAAGCATCGCGACGTGAAGACGCTCAGCCGGCCGGCGTCGGAAATCATGCAGGGAGACCCCATCACGGTCGCGCCCGGCACGCCAATCGAGGAGGCGTCCCAGACGTTGCTCGACAACCGGGTGTCGTCGCTGCCGGTGGTGGAGGAGGGCGACCTCCTGGGCATCGTCACCGGGAAGGACATGCTGGAGTATTACGTGTCGGAGGAGGCGTGA
- a CDS encoding CTP synthase, with protein sequence MQTKYIFVTGGVTSSLGKGIFSASLGRLLSDRGLDVTIQKFDPYINVDPGTMNPYEHGEVYVTNDGAETDLDLGHYERFLDQPTSQANNVTTGRVYMEVISKEREGAYLGKTVQVVPHIIDEIKHWMLKLGETGDYDVVITEIGGTVGDIEGQPYLEAIRQLRNELGPRNTMIAHLTLIPHLRAAGELKTKPTQHSVKELLAHGLQPDTIVCRSERSITTEVRRKISLFCNVEEEAVIQMLDAESIYEVPLLLRDEGMGELVVDRFYPERGDDDEGCSDTPDLGDWIGFLKRLKNPEETIPIALVGKYVEHQDAYKSITESFILAGVPDEVQVEVKYVPSEDLSPGNVESQLGDVAGILVAPGFGDRGVEGKILAAQYAREHDVPFFGICLGLQCAIVEFARHVCGWDGAHSTEFDEETAYPVINLMEEQKEISDKGGTMRLGQYDCRIQKDSRAREIYEDEMVQERHRHRYEVNNVLRYKLLEEGMRFSGVNPNTDLVEIMELPDKRWFLGVQFHPEYRTTVGDPHPLFQSFVRACTSYAHEEDLVTAPQPPERKAVPLASVDM encoded by the coding sequence GTGCAGACCAAGTACATCTTCGTCACCGGTGGCGTCACCTCTTCTCTCGGCAAGGGCATCTTCAGCGCCTCCCTGGGGCGACTGCTTTCCGACCGCGGGCTCGACGTGACGATTCAGAAGTTCGACCCGTACATCAACGTTGACCCGGGGACGATGAACCCGTACGAGCACGGCGAGGTCTACGTGACCAACGATGGGGCTGAGACCGACCTCGACCTTGGGCACTACGAGCGCTTCCTCGACCAGCCCACCAGCCAGGCCAACAACGTTACCACCGGGCGGGTCTACATGGAGGTGATTAGCAAAGAGCGGGAGGGGGCGTACCTGGGCAAAACCGTACAGGTGGTGCCCCACATCATCGACGAGATCAAGCACTGGATGTTGAAGCTCGGCGAGACGGGCGACTATGACGTTGTCATCACCGAGATCGGGGGGACGGTGGGCGACATTGAGGGGCAGCCCTACCTAGAAGCCATCCGCCAGTTGCGCAATGAGTTGGGCCCGCGCAACACGATGATTGCCCACCTTACGCTCATCCCCCACCTGCGCGCCGCGGGCGAGCTGAAGACGAAGCCGACGCAGCACTCCGTGAAGGAGCTCCTCGCCCACGGCCTCCAGCCGGACACCATCGTCTGCCGGTCGGAGCGGTCCATCACCACGGAGGTGCGGCGCAAGATCTCCCTCTTCTGCAACGTCGAGGAGGAGGCCGTCATCCAGATGCTCGACGCAGAGTCGATCTACGAGGTGCCGCTCCTGCTCCGCGACGAGGGCATGGGGGAGCTCGTCGTCGATCGCTTCTACCCCGAGAGGGGCGACGACGATGAGGGGTGTAGCGACACGCCCGACCTCGGCGACTGGATTGGGTTCTTGAAGCGCCTGAAGAATCCGGAGGAAACGATTCCCATCGCCCTCGTGGGGAAGTACGTGGAGCACCAGGACGCCTACAAGTCCATCACCGAAAGCTTCATCCTCGCCGGCGTGCCCGACGAGGTCCAGGTGGAGGTCAAGTACGTGCCCTCGGAGGACCTGTCGCCGGGCAATGTGGAGTCGCAGCTCGGGGACGTGGCGGGCATTCTCGTGGCCCCCGGCTTTGGGGACCGGGGTGTAGAGGGCAAGATTCTGGCAGCCCAGTACGCCCGCGAGCACGACGTTCCCTTCTTCGGCATCTGCCTGGGGCTGCAGTGCGCCATCGTCGAGTTTGCGCGGCACGTATGCGGATGGGACGGGGCCCACTCCACCGAGTTCGATGAGGAGACCGCCTACCCGGTCATCAATCTCATGGAGGAGCAGAAGGAGATCTCCGACAAGGGGGGCACTATGCGCCTCGGACAGTACGACTGCCGCATTCAGAAGGACTCGCGCGCCCGCGAGATCTACGAAGACGAGATGGTGCAGGAGCGGCACCGCCACCGGTACGAGGTGAACAACGTTCTCCGCTACAAGCTGCTGGAGGAGGGCATGCGCTTCAGCGGCGTGAACCCCAATACGGACCTGGTCGAGATTATGGAGCTGCCCGACAAGCGCTGGTTCCTGGGGGTGCAGTTCCATCCGGAGTACCGGACCACCGTGGGGGATCCGCACCCGCTGTTTCAATCGTTCGTGCGGGCCTGCACGTCCTACGCCCACGAGGAGGACCTCGTCACCGCACCCCAGCCGCCCGAGCGCAAGGCGGTCCCCCTCGCGTCGGTCGACATGTAG